The following nucleotide sequence is from Candidatus Finniella inopinata.
TTGATCTAGCCAGTAATGGGCCTGCTTTGGGTTGGCCTTTAGATTGTCTTCACCCTCTTTCAACAAAGCTCCTGCATTAAACTGCCCTGGTCCGTAACCACGCCTTGCTGCACACTCATAGTAATATAAGGCCATTTCAGGGCATTTTCTAACTCCATCGCCGGCAAGGTAGCTGTCCCCTAGCGCTTTAAAAGCGGGGGCAAAACCAAGGTGTGCTGATCGAAAGAAGTAACAATTTGCCAAGCACAAATCTTTTGTGACCCCGTAACCATTCAAATAGAAAGACCCTAAAAGAAACAAACCCTCAGGATGGTTCGTTTGTTCCAATGTTCGTAAAAAGTTTGCAGCGGCCTCTGTATTGCCATGATTCATGTGATAATACACATAATTTTCAACAGCTGAATCTTGAGGTGCATTCTGGTTATCCGCTGAAACGTTGGGACTTAGATAAAGAAAAGCTAAGAGAGGGAAGATTTTTTTCATTTTAAAAATAATTTTAAATAAACTATTTCTAAACGATACACGATTCTTCTGCTTGCCAAAAGGTTTTTATTGATGCTATCAAGGTGATCTGATTGGTCACATAGCTCAGCGGTAGAGCACTACGTTGACATCGTAGGGGTCACAGGTTCAATCCCTGTTGTGACCACCATTCATATTTCATAAGTAATCAATGATAATAAGTGCCAAAAAGTTCTTTTCCAGACTGATCTTGTTGTCTTGTTTTTTGGCTGTGCCTTTTCTCTGCTTTTATATTTCTTCCCATTATTCTGTTAAAACGTCAGTGCAAACTGATCCGGTTACAGTGGTTATAAAGTCAGGCACATCATCATATGATATAGCCAACCAATTGGCTGACGCTGGCGTTATTCAGCACCCCTGGTTGTTTTTTGCGGGATATTGGTTAACGGGATCTAAAAAACCGCTTATCGCCGGGGAATATTCATTCAACCAAAGTGAATCGTGTTGGGAGGTATTGCAACACATCCAGGCTGGTCGGGTTGTGATCCGGAAATTGACGGTACCAGAGGGGTGGACGGTAGGGCAGGTCATGGTTGCCTTGCAGCAGATAGATTGTCTGACAGGGCAGATTACAAAAGAACCCCCTGAAGGTAGTTTGTTGCCAGATACATATTTGTATGTTTATGGGGATAGTCGCCAAGAAATAATTAACCGGATGATGATGGCGATGAGCCAACAGTTGAAGCAGCTTTGGGCGCAACGACAAAGCGATAATTTGAACGTTCAAACTCCAGAGGCCGCCGTAGTTCTAGCCTCGATCGTTGAAAAAGAGACAGGCATTCCAGAGGAACGCGCGCGTATTGCGGGGGTGTTTTTGAATCGTTTGCGACTAGGGATGCCGTTGCAATCAGACCCCACTGTTATTTATGCGTTAACACTTGGCAAGAAGCCTTTGGATAGGTCCCTTACAAGGGGGGATCTTAGTATTAATTCGGTTTATAACACCTATAAAATTAACGGATTGCCCCCCCATCCGATTGCTTGCCCGGGGATACAAGCCTTAAAAGCGGTCCTGAATCCTGTGCTTAGTCGGGATTTATACTTTGTGGCTAATGGGACAGGCGGCCATAGCTTCAGCGAAACCCTTGAACAACATAACCATTATGTTTCAAAATGGCGTCAATTCAATCGCCAAATAATTAATGCAAATGCAAAAAAATCCTAAACGTCGTGGTTTGTTGTTGGTCATCTCTTCACCATCGGGTGTGGGGAAAACTTCTATCGTTAAGCAATTGATGTCTTTAGATTCCGAACTGACGATGTCCGTGTCTGCCACCACAAGGCCTAAAAGGGAAGGGGAAGTGGATGGAAAAGACTATCACTTTATGGATGAGGCGACATTCCAAGCGCGCCTTCAAGAAGGGGCCTTCATTGAGCATGCCAAGGTTTATGGAAATTATTATGGGACGCCACGCCAGTTTGTGTTTGATCAATTAGATCAGGGGTTGGATGTGGTCTTCGATATTGATTGGCAGGGGACACAACAATTGGCCCAGGTGGCACGTCAGGATCTGGTGAGTATATTTGTACTGCCGCCTTCATTGGATGAACTTGAGAAAAGATTGCGCGGTCGAGGGCTTGATACTCAAGAGGTGATAGAAAAGCGCCTTGCCCAGACAGCAAGTGAATTAAGCCACTGGGCCGAATATGATTACGTGGTTATTAATGACAATCTGGAAAAAACGGTTTTGAGAGTTCAAAATATTTTGAACAGCGAAAGATTGAAAAGGATTCGTCAAACAGATTTAACTGATTTTGTTCGCGGATTGGCGAGTCAATGCTGATACTTGCGTGTTTGGCCAGAACATGTGTAAATTACCGGACTAGAACTTTTATTGTAAAGCTAAGGCATCATGACGACAATTGGCTTATGTCAAATAAACCCTTGGGTTGGACATCTTCAGTATAACTTAGAAAAAATAAAACAGCATTTCGTTTTATGCCAACAGCAGGACGTGGATTTGGTGGTTTTTCCCGAATGTGCAATTACGGGTTACCCCCTGGAAGATTTGGTCCTAAAACCTTATTTTTTGCAGAAAGTTGAGCAGACTATTCATGATCTGGCTGCGGTGACGATTGGGTCCCCAACGGCCATTTTGTTAGGCTCTCCCTGGTTACAGGCTGGCAAAATTGTAAACACCGCCATGTTGATTGAAGATGGGAAAATTCAACATATCATTCTTAAACACAAATTGCCCAACCATGGCGTCTTTGATGAAAAGCGTATTTTCCAACCGGGACCCTTGCCTACTCCCATTCTTTTCCGGGGGTTGCAGTTGGGTGTTATGGTTTGTGAAGACATGTGGTACCCAGAGCCAGCGCAGCATTTGAAGCAAAACGGGGCTGAGATTTTGGTTGTGTTGAATGGTTCCCCCTTTGATTTGACGAAACACGAAAGACGCCAAAATCAGGCAAAAGAGAGAGTCGCTGATACTGGTTTGCCATTAATTTATTTGAACATGGTTGGCGGACAAGATCATTTGGTCTTCGATGGCCAATCCTTTGTGATGGCGACTGACCAAACTTATGCGTTGGAAATGCCCGCCTTTCAGGAAACTGTGGGCTTTATAAAACTTGAAAAGGAAGAAACGGTTGCCGTTAATCCTCTGCAGAATCTTCCCAAATCATCGATGAACGAGGCCGAAACTATCTATCATTGCCTTGTGATGGGGTTGAAAGACTACGTAGAGAAAAACGATTTCAAGGGTGTTTTGATTGGTCTGTCGGGCGGTATTGATTCGGCCTTGGTGGCGGCCATTGCGGTGGATGCCTTGGGGGCTGAACGCGTGCAATGTGTTATGATGCCGTCGCCTTATACCTCAAAGGCAAGTTTTGATGACGCAGAAAGCATTGTTCAGTTTTTAAAAACCCCCTATGACATCCTGAGCATTGAACCAGCTATGGCTGCCTATGAACAAATTTTGCAAGATACGTTCGCTGACAAAACGGCCGACACGACAGAGGAAAATATTCAGTCGCGATCCAGAGGCATGGTTTTGATGGCCATGAGCAATAAGAATGGCTTTATGGTTTTATCAACAGGCAATAAATCAGAAATGGCCGTTGGCTATGCAACCCTTTATGGAGACATGTGTGGGGGCTATAACCCGTTGAAAGATCTGTATAAGATGCAGGTCTTTTCCTTGGCGAAATGGCGCAATGAAAACAGTCATTCTGGTTTTTTGGGGCCGGATGGCCCGGTTATGCCAGATAGTGTTATTACTAAACCCCCCTCGGCCGAACTTAAGCCCGATCAAACTGACCAAGACAGCCTGCCTGCTTATGAGGTTTTGGATGCCATTTTGCATCAACTGATCGAGAAAAAAGCCAGCATTCAAGATGTTGTGGCCAACGGATTTAGGGAAGATGAGGTCATCAAAGTCTATCATCTGTTGCACCGGGCCGAATACAAACGCCGTCAGTCGCCCCCCGGGCCAAAGGTCAGCACCAAAGCCTTAAGTGCAGAACGGCGTTACCCCATTACCAACGGTTTTTTGTTGAATTTGTGATGCCAACTGTTTCCATCATTCTGCCAACCTACAATCGCGCTGGCTTTGTTCAGGCGGCGATTCAAAGTGCGTTGGCACAGACTTATACCGATTATGAATTGATTGTTGTGGACGATGGTTCGACGGATGAGACGGTCAATCAGGTAAGGGCCATCGTCGATTCGCGATTGATATATGTGGCCCACAATCAAAATAAGGGCGCTGCTGCTGCCCGCAATACCGGCATGAGAATGGCTCAAGGTGATTATATCGCCTTTCTTGATTCAGACGACACATGGCACCCGCAAAAACTAGAACAGCAAGTGGAGTTTTTGGAAAACAATTCCGGGTTGGGTGGATGCGTTACATCCTACCGGTTGGTATTTGACGATCATTCGGTGATTCGTGAAATTGCCATGGAGCCAAGTTTTTATCAACAAAGCCTGAAAGGGTGCAACCTGAGCCCTGGCAGTACGTTGTTGTTTAAGAAAGAGTGTTTAGAGAAAGTTGGATATCAAAACGAAAGCTTAAAAAGGTTTGAGGACTGGGAATGGCAAATCAGGTTTGCGCGCTTTTACGAATGGCAACGGGTGCCGGTGGTTTTGGCCGATATTCGGGCGGGGCACACTGTGAACTTTGAGACAGTCAAACAAGCCCTTAGCTATTTTCAAACTATTATAACCACCCTTCCCAACAATGACCAAAAAACGATAAAGATGGCAATTTTCTATGAATTGTTTTATGCTTCCTGGAAAAATCGTTTATGGGGATGTGCCTGCGGTTATCTGGCCAAGTCTTTTTTACAGATGCCACATGGTTGCGTTGGCTTTATGGTTTCTCTGCTAAGACGAAAAGTCAAAGAACGTTCTAAAGCTGGTCGAGTGTGTGTTGAAAAATAAACCTTATTTATCTGTTGTTGCCACGTCCCGTAATGATGACCATGGCGGCAATGCCCTTTGGCGAACGCAGCACTTCGTTAGTGGCTTGGCAGCTCAAGCTTTGGTGCATGAAGTCTCTATTGAGTTAATTTTGGTGGACTGGAATCCGCCTGCTGATAAGTCTGATTTAGTCGATGCTTTGGCGTGGCCTGAAAACAACCCTTATTTTCATTATCGTGTTGTGCAAGTTCCAGCTGTTTACCATCAGCAGTTTCAGTTCGCTGATAAGTTGCCCCTTTTTCAGTATTTGGCCAAGAATGTGGGCATACGGCGTGCCCAGGGCGAATACGTTCTGGCCACCAATATTGATATTTTGTTTTCAGACAAATTGATGCAATTCATAAAAGGTGGGTTGCAACCAGGTCATTGTTATCGTGTAGATAGGTTTGATATTGACCCCAATATTCCAGATGGATTGCCTTTTCCCAAAATTTTAGAGTATGCGGATTCACACGTTGTTCGCGTGAATGGTTTAAAAGGTACCTTAAGTTATAAGCAGTTTCATGCGTCTTTCTTAGAACATTTGGGACGGTGTTTATATCGGTCCTTACGGATCATCATCGGATATTCCTTAAAAAACTTTAACTATTACCTGACTTTACCGTTGTCTTTAAAATTGCTCCAGAAATGGCGCATTGGAAATTTTAGAAAAAATTTCACAAGTCTAATGTTTTCTTTGAGGCAGCAGCTGGGTCCCAAAGACAAAATATTACATACAGGCGCCTGCGGCGACTTTACTCTCTTATCAAAACATGATTGGGATAGTATAAAAGCCTATCCTGAATGGGCTTTATACTCATGGCACATTGATTCCGTTGTTATGTACCAGGCCCATCATAATGGCATGAAGATGGTGAACCTCGATTCCTCTTATCGAATCTATCACATTGAACATGGTCAAGGGTCGGGCTGGACGCCAGAAGGCGCCAATTTATTATTTAACCGGCTTGATAAAAACGGCATTGAGTATTTGGATGATGATGATTTAGAGGAACTTTTCTTCCAGCAAATCCTTAACAAAAAAGTGGGCAAGCAAACCGTTTACAACCAAACGTGGGGCGCGCCTGACGTGGTATTCCCGGAGCGCGGTAATTGATTACTTTTTTCACAACACCCAAAGCTTTCCAGGGACATATTGGCATCATCCAAACCAATGCCTTAACCAGTTGGTCTTGTCTGACGCCAAAACCTGAAGTCATTCTGTTGGGGAATGATCAGGGGGTAAAGGAAGCTGCCGAGCAGTTTCAATTCAGACACTTACCCCTTGAAAGTCCAGGAATTCCTGTTTTAAGCGAAATATTTGAAGCAGCCAGAGCAGCTGCTAGCCATGATTATTTGTGTTTCATTAATGCTGACATCATTTTGTTGGACGACTTTATGCCAACGTTCATGCAGTTGTCCCAACAGTTTGAAAAATTCCTGATGGTCAGCAGCCGTTGGAATTTAGATATTCAAACAATTTTACCCCTTGAAAATGTAACCGATCGTACCAATCTAAGAAATAAGGCCGTTCAAACGCATGATATGTATCCAGCGGGAGGAACTGATTTTTTTGTGTTCCACAAGGATATGTTTCAAACTGTACCGCCCTTTTTGTTAGGCAGGGGATATTGGGATAACTGGTTGATGTATCAGGCAAAACAGGAAAATGCCCCGGTCATTGATGTCACCGCGGATGTGATAGCTGTTCATCAAAATCACGACTACAGCCATATTAAGGGTGTAAGAAAAGGTGATAACGATGCAGAAGCGGTATTTAAGGCGGCTGAGGGGAAACGAAACTTAGAATTGGCCGGTGGTCAGAAAAATATTTATACCAATTATGACGCTGATTATGTATTTATTAAGGGTCAGTTTTATAAGTCCTGGAATTTAAAATTTATCTTTAGGCGCCTTAAGTCATCGATGAGACGTCTGAAAATACGTTTAATATCTCAAAAGTAAAGAGGGTAAAATGCTAAAAGTTTCGGTCATTGGATTGGGTAAATTAGGAGCACCTATGGCGGCGGTTTATGCCAGCAAGGGGTTCGACGTTATTGGCGTGGATAAAAATCCAGCTTTTGTGGATGCCATCAACCACGGTAGGGCGCCTGTTGAGGAGGATAGACTGCAAGACTTTATTGATCAAAGCAAGGGAAGATTGTCGGCAACCCTCGACACTGCTGAGGCCGTTAAAAACACCGATATTACTTTTGTCATTGTTCCCACACCCAGCGGACCTGATGGCAGTTTTACCAATAAATATGTCCTTGAATCCTTAAAAGAAATTGGCGCTGGCATCAAAGGTAAAGAAGGATATCACCTAGTCGTCATTACC
It contains:
- a CDS encoding tetratricopeptide repeat protein, encoding MKKIFPLLAFLYLSPNVSADNQNAPQDSAVENYVYYHMNHGNTEAAANFLRTLEQTNHPEGLFLLGSFYLNGYGVTKDLCLANCYFFRSAHLGFAPAFKALGDSYLAGDGVRKCPEMALYYYECAARRGYGPGQFNAGALLKEGEDNLKANPKQAHYWLDQAAHNQALGDLAIDAAALRDQISG
- the mltG gene encoding endolytic transglycosylase MltG; its protein translation is MVIKSGTSSYDIANQLADAGVIQHPWLFFAGYWLTGSKKPLIAGEYSFNQSESCWEVLQHIQAGRVVIRKLTVPEGWTVGQVMVALQQIDCLTGQITKEPPEGSLLPDTYLYVYGDSRQEIINRMMMAMSQQLKQLWAQRQSDNLNVQTPEAAVVLASIVEKETGIPEERARIAGVFLNRLRLGMPLQSDPTVIYALTLGKKPLDRSLTRGDLSINSVYNTYKINGLPPHPIACPGIQALKAVLNPVLSRDLYFVANGTGGHSFSETLEQHNHYVSKWRQFNRQIINANAKKS
- the gmk gene encoding guanylate kinase, with amino-acid sequence MQKNPKRRGLLLVISSPSGVGKTSIVKQLMSLDSELTMSVSATTRPKREGEVDGKDYHFMDEATFQARLQEGAFIEHAKVYGNYYGTPRQFVFDQLDQGLDVVFDIDWQGTQQLAQVARQDLVSIFVLPPSLDELEKRLRGRGLDTQEVIEKRLAQTASELSHWAEYDYVVINDNLEKTVLRVQNILNSERLKRIRQTDLTDFVRGLASQC
- a CDS encoding NAD+ synthase, producing MTTIGLCQINPWVGHLQYNLEKIKQHFVLCQQQDVDLVVFPECAITGYPLEDLVLKPYFLQKVEQTIHDLAAVTIGSPTAILLGSPWLQAGKIVNTAMLIEDGKIQHIILKHKLPNHGVFDEKRIFQPGPLPTPILFRGLQLGVMVCEDMWYPEPAQHLKQNGAEILVVLNGSPFDLTKHERRQNQAKERVADTGLPLIYLNMVGGQDHLVFDGQSFVMATDQTYALEMPAFQETVGFIKLEKEETVAVNPLQNLPKSSMNEAETIYHCLVMGLKDYVEKNDFKGVLIGLSGGIDSALVAAIAVDALGAERVQCVMMPSPYTSKASFDDAESIVQFLKTPYDILSIEPAMAAYEQILQDTFADKTADTTEENIQSRSRGMVLMAMSNKNGFMVLSTGNKSEMAVGYATLYGDMCGGYNPLKDLYKMQVFSLAKWRNENSHSGFLGPDGPVMPDSVITKPPSAELKPDQTDQDSLPAYEVLDAILHQLIEKKASIQDVVANGFREDEVIKVYHLLHRAEYKRRQSPPGPKVSTKALSAERRYPITNGFLLNL
- a CDS encoding glycosyltransferase family 2 protein is translated as MPTVSIILPTYNRAGFVQAAIQSALAQTYTDYELIVVDDGSTDETVNQVRAIVDSRLIYVAHNQNKGAAAARNTGMRMAQGDYIAFLDSDDTWHPQKLEQQVEFLENNSGLGGCVTSYRLVFDDHSVIREIAMEPSFYQQSLKGCNLSPGSTLLFKKECLEKVGYQNESLKRFEDWEWQIRFARFYEWQRVPVVLADIRAGHTVNFETVKQALSYFQTIITTLPNNDQKTIKMAIFYELFYASWKNRLWGCACGYLAKSFLQMPHGCVGFMVSLLRRKVKERSKAGRVCVEK